CTCTCACTGCCAAAGCAGGAGACAAAAGTCCTGCACTCCAGCTTTAATCATCTGACCATGACATCAACAGgatataatatattttgtatatgtCTATGTCTGCTTTATCTTTTTGTCATATTGACCATATGCCTCTTTGGAATCAAATTGTTCCCTTTTTTCAGTCTAATTAAgagatttattgattaaattcAGTGTGTGAATACTCTGCAGTGAGTTTATTAAAAAGGTGCAGAGCTTTAACTTTATACAGTCTGATTTACATGTATCACATTGTACCtttttagaataaaaaaacacatttcccatAAACCTGCTGTCAAGCACATAGTGACCTGATTTTGAAGGTAAAAAAAGAGATAAGAGCAGTGAATAATTAATCTGTACGTGAGCTGACATGCCATTGAAGCTGCACATGTAATATACAGAACCACAAAAAGTAACATTATTCATGAATTTCTACTGTAACACAgtgggagttttttttaacccagTTGCCAAGCCCCGCCTGTCACAAGTTCTACTCCCACCCACACCTGATCCAATTTAACCACAATGAAACGTGTCTTCCTTAATTAGATCAGGTGTGCAGCAACAGAGCAGGAGCAAAAATATAAAGAGCAGGTTGACCTTGATGACTTGAGAATGAGCTGAGAAATACTGTTTCTGAAGCTGCAGGTCTTCTTACTGTAGCAATGGTTTATGGAATAAAATCATTGGAATATATACAGACATTAAAGACATTACACCCTGTAACACTGCATGATTGTTCCAAAAACAGCTCTGGATTTCAAAGACACATGACTTTGTTTTAAGATATTTCCAGCTCTGATTTAATGAGATTTCTGCTGATGATGCTAATCtctcacattttatatttaaatttcaCCCCAAAATTGTAAATATAGGTAGAAATGACTTTTATCAGAAGCAGATCAAATTCCCTTTGTGTGTATGCCACTCACCATACTGCCTAACGTCCACACAGATGGAGTCAGGTGAGGTGATGTTGGAATCAGGAGACCTCATGGCAGCACAGGTATTCCACAtgttgaaaaagagaaaaactgggATGGCCGTGAAGCCGAAGATGGCGAGGAAGGCCAGGGCGAGGATGTAGGTCAGGAACATGAACTGGAGAACACGAGAAAAGAGagggtttttttgcatttatcaAGAAATAGGTTAATATTATTCTTTAAAGACCTCcacccatcacacacacatgcacttaaaTGGACACACAGAACAGCTAATGTTACTGGACATCTGTAGCAATTAGAGTAATCAGGCTAGAAAGGACAAACTATGCCAGAGTTGCCCTCAAGGGCTCAAGTGGgagtgtttgtgaatgtgtgtgtgtgcatgtgcatatatataatgtatatgtatgtCCATAAATGTGCAGAGGTGTGTGAGCACTCGAGTGCTCTGAATGTGGCTCTGCGACACTTTTATGATGACCCTTAATGTCCTGTCCTATAAAGCATAATGAATGATTGTTTTCAGCCTGTAAACACTATTTTAAACAGGAACGCTATAAAATACACATCAAAGTAATTAAATCTCATTTAAAGACTTTAATCTGGAGTGTATCTGGGTCAGTGGGTGTGATGATTTGcagcagctgtttgtgtgtgagtgcgttGACGTACGAAGGCGGTGATGCAGCGTCCGCACACGGAGGTCTTGAAGTCGCTCTGCAGCTCCTTCTTGATGGCGCTGGTGGTATAAAAGCCCTCAGCCAGCAGGATGATGGCGTAGACGAAGAAGAAGGAGGCGATGCCGTAGATGATGTACTGAAAGATCTGGATCCTgaacacacagaaaagaaaggaCTGAGTTAAAGATCCTCTCCAGACATGTAATGAGActtataaagataaaaaatatgtaTCTGAAAAACTGTTTAATTACCATTTAAAACCcttaaaggtatactatgcaggatcACTTATGACCCACTAGAAATGTGTGCTGGTGTTTAGGACACTTCTGGATGTCAGCCTTTGGGCATTAGGTGTGTAGGGTGTCAGGACTTGTAGCATAGCGAACAGTCCTGACACCCcacactgtgtctgtgtcatgGATGCATTAAGaactgcaggtctgtgtgtcagagcagagaggccacagtggacaggatgaagctctgcattcacacaaaattCAGCAATGTGACACCTTCCCACACCTATAAATGTGCTTTAGGATGAAACAATCTGAATCAACACTGTGTTCTCACCAGCGTCGCTCACtgtcttcattcactctctagcttgcTCGACCACCGCTgcactctttctctttcttgctaTTTGAGTTGGGGAGTAGCCAACCTTAAATGATGTGTTTACAAACACCAACCATTAAATTCTGCATAgtatagctttttaaaaataatatatcattCTCTCTCATTAAAAAATCCCATATCTGAATGAaagaatatgcaaatatattcgtGCAGCAGCTTCTCTGGCTCCAGGTTATGGCGTAATGAGtgtgtttcttctctttgtgtAAGTGTGCAGATAACACCACCAGTGCAGCTAAGCCAATAAGGTACAGCCCGACCGAACTTCTGAGCATTATCAACAACTCGCATGCCTCACTTCCACCAAAGCTCAGAGAAATGCCCAGCAGACACCATGCCCTGTGGCAGCGGACTGGTGGAGAAGACTACAACAGTTCAGAAGTGAGAGGAAGCACAGTGCACGGAGGCAGAAGAGTAGTAAGAGTAAGTAGGCTGGTCTGTTAGCTAATGCGACCAGgccactttttctttcctcacaaAATGGATCTGGTCCAACTGAGACTGAGCGTTCATAGCCATGGTGTTGACCGAACATTGCATTAACACGGctaactttattgtcattggaGGGGGTCTTTAAAAGGATATTCTGAATCATAGCAGATAGTGTGGCTGGCTGATTAATAACTGCAGGCTAAACAGCAATATACTGGATTCGGCCTTTCAACTTGATGGGATTGCTATTATTAAGTACAGATCAGAATCAGCTGTGAGGGAAAGCGAGAGGAAGTAGACTCTGCTTATAATTACCTTTTTAATTATGAATGATGTTTTCTTGGACATGTGATGTGACTGAATCTGTGTTTTTGAGACTGTCTGTGCAGTTTCAAAGCGGAAATGGTTAATGATGGCATCGACTGCTTATTTCCTGACATGTTTTGTAgcatataaaaaatacaataagatGGTTAAAAACTTGAGATGTTAGCTAGTTTTAGGATATTCTGAATCAGGATATTGTGGGTAGCTGGCTGATTAATAACAGCAGGGGTACCACCAGCATTTTCTGGTCATATTGTTGTTTCAGTATATCAGTAAAGTTCAACAATTATTCATCTTTTCTAGACGTTTTCCCATAGTGGAGCACCAGATGTTGACTGAtttcaatcacagctgtcaagaTAAGGAACTTACACCACGGTGAGGGTTTCGTGGTCGCTTGCGACCCTGGAGAAGTGGTTCTCTAGCATGGTTAGGGTGCCGGTCAACGCCACGTGGCCGCAACCGCAGAACAGAGCCACGCCTGAGAAGCAGAGGATGGTGGCCACCAGGGAGGCATAGGGCACCCCACCCAGACACTTGATGCAGCACTCGAAGCATCCtgcaggggggagggggggtggagagagaaagagagagagagagagcgggggTTAACTCACAGATTAAAGGCTCTCctgttgcatttagctgcagGAAACTTCAGCAAAAAGGCTTTAAGGCAAACAGCCTGCTGCAACATGACACATAAAGAGGCTCTGGTGATGACACTCACTGCAACACTTCACAGCCTTTGGTCCACTGCTATCTGATTACTCCTACATTGTTTACATTCATACTGTGAGGGTGAATCAAGTATACATGCTGAGAGAGAACCACCGCCACTCATCTTTCAGAGTCTACAAGGGAGGAACAACATTTCTCTCAGGCATGTCGAGCGGCTAATCATAGCAGCTTTCACAGTTAGTGTGTATTCACTTTGAGCTCAGCCGGGAGTGTTGAATATTACATGTAAGCTGCACTACAGTACACTCTCGCATCCTACACAGTTGCcacatttcaaaagttttttttttctttgtcatgatCAGATTGAATGAATAACTCATGATTTCAGCCTAAATAAATGATTTcaaaatgaatgacattttCTAGGGCATCAGAAAAGTGGCACTTGGCGAGCCGTACTGATGGAGGGTGTTACTCTTGCAGGTGAAAGTGGGAAGATGACTGACTCTAttcttcatttgtttgttgtgcaattaaaaagtgacaaatgTGACATCAGAAAGATTTTTAAAGAAGCACCGGgcatgtatttttttccatctttcaccGGCGTTTTCTCATATTTCACACCCCCAGAAAGATGATCAATGATCCACAATTATCCATTACGCTCGAGCAGTTTCtgcagagtgatgatgatgatgatgatgatgaattagTACATTTGTTTTCCATTAACAGTGGCAGCGTATGAAGCTTGTTGAGTGAGTTATGAGCTCTGGGTACAGGTACAGGAAATGCAGTGCCTGCTGCTTCCATCAAAGTTGAGAGGATAAAGAGTaatgaggaggagggaaaataaCACATTGTATTGAGCACAAGAGTCGCATCTTATATAATGCCCCGTTAAAAATAGCTCCTCTAGCGAAGCAGGAAGTTACTccgagaagaaaaaaagaaagacaaaatgaaCTGTCTTGTGTGAGCCACTTtgctgtttccatgacaacccGTTCCAATTGTAACTCTGAAGCATCATTATTTCATGTTCGGAAGTTTGTTGAATCTAAACATTTCTATTTGTAAAGCATTGAAAACACGATTGACCGCAATGCATATATTTCAAAATCTGTATGTGGAGCTCCGCAGACATTAAATGATCTGCTCTGACAGCCACGGCTCCTAAAGTGAAACCATGACTGAGAGAATAACACACACTTAAAGCCAGGCATGGTGCTTTATGATATATAGTGTAGATGACAGGTGATCTGGTGAGAACATGAGATTCACTCTAACATCCATACAAGCAGGAGATAAGACCCTCTGACAGCTTTTATCAACATCAAACTCAGTCGATGGACTCTGACAGCTGATTATATGAGGTGATATCCCTCCACATAAAGCaattaaaccacacacacacacacacacacacacagatacactacATCCGGCTTTCCCAAGAAACATCATAAATCCTCACTAAACCGTGAGAGCagcatcattttatttcatttcgtAATGAAAACTTTCAGCACTACCGCTCGTATTTTTTTAATCGACCTCTCAGGCCAGGTACTGTTACACGCCTGTGTGGAGAGTCGTTATTGATGAGTTTAAAAGAGCAGATTGATTCCTGCGCTCCCTACGGTGTAGAAGAAGCATAGATACTATCactgctgagagaaaaaaaggtcgACTTACTGAACCTAAATGTGGggattttcatgtttttccatCATTTAAATCATGCTGGTTGACTAATGGACTTTAATTTGATGCATGTTTAGCCAGGCGCAGCTTTATATATAGACTGCtatgacattttgtacagacattcattgaCCCCAGAGGATGAATAGTGACCtcaattttaatttaatcttattttaatttttctgatattttggattatgaccaaatacctgcaaaactaacaTTCCCAGCAGTCTCAGCTTTACCTTACTTGCTTAGACACCTTGGTACCTGCTAAACACCAACATGtttgcattgtcaatttgaGCTACAGTATATGGATGTCATGATGGTGCCCTAGACTCTAGGGGCAATAGAAGTAAAGGTCATAAATCCCATCCTCcactaaaaaaacaattaaagataaaaaaaatacatcttaAAAGTTTCAAAACGATAACTCAGTCTGACTACAAAATGTCCTGCTCTGTCATGTAAAGTTTCACTCTGATAAGAAATGTTTTGTTCTGTTCCCTTCATCATCGTGTCTGACCTTAATGTGGGGTCACGTGCCGGCACACATTGGAAACTCCACATCCGAAGAATGAAAACCCAAAGTCATAAATCTAAGATGCAACTGCTTCCCTCCAAAGTGTGCAGCTGATGAAGACTGTGTTGCGTAACGGAGCGGAGGACTCGTTGCATAATAGATCTAAATCCTATTAATGTTAATGAAGGAAGCGGGCTGATGGAGAGGTGGAGCTGATAAGGCCGGATGGCTCTAAAATCCCGAGCCGAGAAACGGGACAGGCCTGGGGGGACGGGGGTTTACAATAATGTCACAGGTCAATACAGTACGATGATGACCAGGAGGCTTTAAAAGCTCCACACTGCTGTAAAAGGTCAATCTCAACAGGTAATTTAGTATGTTAGTCTTTTTTCATACAGAGAAGAGAATAAAACCTGCCTATGAGATGTGATAATCCCGTATACTGATGTGGCATTATCTTGAATTTAACTGTGACTCATTTGAAGCTAGATAGAGGTGGAAGGAGCCAAAGTATGCAGATTTTGATCAACTGTTTTACGTAAAAAAAGGATTGCATGACTGGTATTTAAGACTTTTCCTACTTCTGCTTTTAAGTCTGTCTTCTCCCTGACTGCATGCAGCTTCACGGAAGAATTCACAGGTTCCTTTTAAACACTCACGGGCCCCTCATCCGGTCCGCCTGAGGCTATGACTGTTTATCAGCCTCAGTTTAAATGTACGCTAATGGGAAACAGACAGGGCGTAGTGGTCAGCTCAAACCAGCCCTAATGGAAATCAATGGACTATTCATTTAGAGCAGAATTTAGGTGACACACACCGAGGTCGAACTATCGCTCTCGTTTTATACCTCACTGCACCTCACGATCTCTGTCCCTGCCTTTGCCCTGcctgtcttcttctctgctctctttaTGAAATACAACCGAATGCCCACGTTGTACTTCCAGTGAGCCAGCTGGAGTTAATCGTAATATGTTATGCTCCCGTTACGATGCTGTATCATATATCTCGACCATCTCATACCAAGGACGATGCATCAGTTTGTGGGAACGTTCTAGTGGCTTTCTGTGAAGGCAGCTTGCCAATATGGAACAAAAGATCTGGaaatttctgtttaattttgtCAAGCAAACAGAACAGCAAATAATTTGACAGACAAGAGCTGCAATTAAGGATTAAAATCCCCTGCTGTTAAAGCTTGTTCTCCTTCCAAAAGAGTTGTGTGATTGGGTGCAGGACAAAACTAGAAACTGTTCCCTTGCTTAAATTAGGATTTCAATTTGCGTCTTTGGGCAACAGTTAAAGGAAAGATGGATAATAGACGcctgttctttttgttttctctgcggagagagagagagataaatgaaGGGATGTAGAAAGAGATGGAGGCGaaatgagaggaagagatggcATAAGcgaggagacagaaagaaaaggatgtGAATGGAGAGGAAGACGGAGCACAAGATCGATGGAGAGCGAGCAGAGGaacaaaaggaagaggagaggagagaagaaggtgAAGGGAAAAAAGGCAGAGCAAGCGAGGAAGTACAGAgaaaagaatgagagaaagtgTAAGCGAAAAAAAGCAGCTCTTGGCCCCAGGGCCGGCAAATAGCAGTTGCCATAGCAACGTGTTACCCACGACCCAGTTCAGCAGTAGCGTAGTGCTTCACAGCCGCTTTGctcttctctcacacacacacatacaccgtTTGTAGAGTGATGTAACCTCAATAAAAACCTAAAGATTGGTGCTAAATGGTGACAACAATCTGAAATTTGAACTGAAAATAACAAGAATGCTCCAGGatgtaaaagaaagagaagataaaCGTGAGGAGGAAGATGCTATTAAGCTCTAACCATATTCGTTTGCTCAGGTTTTGGGAACTAGGTCAAGAATAAATTGTAGTATTTgacattaaagacaaaaatagagacctactttctttttcttttctctgaagGTTGCTTCCTTGCAGATATGGCAACTCTGTATTGACTTAAAGGAGACGAAAAGCAAAAAGGCACTgatgtttcatcatttattaagtTAATGAATGTTTCAAATGGAGTCACGTTCCCTTTGAATTGACaaatataagtccaatattcacccTTCTTTTAGCTCCGTTTTTCGTTTCCACCAACATATGAGGGAAACATCTAGCTCTTTCAATGTTCTGCTATAGCTAACCttgtctgtttgttgtttggtgctgggtttatcagagctctGAAAAAACCAATGCTAATGAGAGCGGTGAGAtttgaaccaaaacagtaaaatcatCATGTTCTTGCTTTTTCAACGGAAATCACTCTGTGCTTGATATGTATCCAAAGTGATTATGCAATAGCATTGACATTACACAATGTTACACAGCAGAGACAGTGCAGGCAGTTTGTAGGAAGATGTACAGCTGAAGGAAATATGAAGAAGCCTTTTGTGAGTAATAATGAGAGTGGTGTTGGTCCAAATTGTCCAGATTTCCTAGATGTTTATCAATCATTATTCCTGGATTTTCTGCAGAGATTATCATCAAGTTTTTAGGGAAGGGAAATATTTCAGGCTCTTTGACTTGATGAATGAGGCGTGGATGAAGACAGAACCTGTCACCGATTACTGACATCCTTTGTGATtgctctctgcttcctgtcaatcacctgacacCCCTGACATAAAATGAGGGGTGTTCGCCGTGAAATAATCCCTCAGAAACACATAGCCTTACAAACCTCATCATTGCATTGTCACCAGCCTTCAATTTGTagcttttgcattttaaaaacagacaaaaccaaACTTTTAAGACATCTATATTGTTACAGGGTGCTTTGCAAGATAATTGGGGTAAACAGAAGCTAAACACTTAATTAACAATTTCCACCTTTTATTAGCAGTAATCACCTGTCACATCTATTAAAAATACTGCTTGAATTAATGTTCTTTATAACTCTGGCAAGATTGATTGCTTTTGCTGTCATGCctataaaacagatttaaatttaaactgtgagtagaggagagagagagccagagagaagATTACATCGACTGTCCTGATAGTTAATGATTTGCCATAAACTGTACAACCCAGTGGCACAGCATGATTATCGCCAACTGTTAGTACGCACAGGGCATCTGCCAGGAATAACGGCATTAATAAAGCTTTGTGAATATTTCAACGGGCCGGTCTGGTCCCTGCCTGCGGCTGTATTCCAATTTAGGAGTACTGTATTCATTACGGGGCAATTTCCTCACAATGCATTATGGGTAGATTCCCACAAGAGTTCAGGaggacctgagagagagagagagagagagagagagagagagagagagagagagagagagagagagagagagagagagagagagagagagagagagagagagagagagagagagagagagagagagagagaaggtgtgggaaagtgaaagagagagagagagagatatgtcTCTTCTGGCTCAGATGAAAAAGAAGCCCCATCTGTTTGACggcaacacaaaacacacacacacataagctcATAACTTCAGCTTGGgagatttctctctctccacttgtATTGAAGGATATAGTGCTCCTCTGAGCTTTTTGAAACCCTTTTAAAAACCATGCAGCTAAAAACACAGATGCGTCCCCTTAAAAAGATATTTCTGCTTTACTACATCTTATGTagttttggacattttcttctaGCAGTTCTGACACCAAAGTAATTGCTTAGATCTGGGAACAAGCAGCTACATTGCCACAAAAATGTCCAGTGGGGGAAGACATGTGAGTGGTCAGCTTTTTAAACAACAGTTCAGTCAGATGACCTAAAccaaaagtgaaaacacacaaaatgctgGAAATAATCATGCAATAATGATTTTTGTGATGAATTAAActgccaattattttctcattttgtctataaattgttagaaaataaagaaaacatttcccAAAGTCTTCAAATGACTCATTTCATCTGATTAAATTGTCTGTGaaaggagagcagcagcagcagcctccatCCTCTTATTAGTGTCTATATGTGTTGCATTCAGGCACATTTATGAGTGTAGGTCACCATCATTTTGGGGGTGCTCGGGGCCAAAAAGGTCACCtgtaaagaaaagcagcaaatcctcacaattgagaagctggaaacatcatttcattttgcgTTCCAACTATCTGGTTTAAATTCTACTCCAGTTTCTTGTACCACGTTTTTGTTGCCGTCTTCCCAGatctaataaaattaatttacagGAACAAAAGTAAGTCCCAAGTCGTCATAAAGTGGAACTGTCTGTCAAAAGCTGTCAGTTTGATGGCACAGGCTCAGTTGTTACATGTGATGATTCAACTTTCGCAATACTCTTTAATCATGATAACATCTTGGTCTCGTTAATTCCTTCCCTTATCTTGACACACATTTACCGGACAAACAGCACATTTTCCACCCGACTGTTTCCACGAATTGGCTTGTTTGTGGTGTTGATCAAGAGGACACAATATGCTCCCCTGCCAGGTAAGAGGATGATGCCAGCTCCCAACctttctgtttctcctctcctctcctgttccATCTGTACATAACTGACCCTAATCTTCTGTTTGTGAGAAACCCTTGGCTGCTTATGTGGTATTATGAAGGCCACCAAGTCACCATCTGGCATAATTGAGTGACTGTATACCTCTCAAATCCCGCTCTGCTGGGTGATCAATACTTTTATCCCACTGATCTGTTGGATATTTGGCTTGCTCTCCTGTACTGTACCTCTCTCTGGGCTAAACTCTAACAGCTGGATGAGGGACTCAACTCCCAAGATGCATCAAACAAACCCCCTCATGTAATGATTAAAAGAAAGATACAGATGGGACACACACAAGAGTTTATGCCcttgtacaaaacacacacatatgcagagaatcacacacaaacatttcatctGGTGCACATTACAACAAGCTTGTTTGCATGTTTAGTTATGACTCGTCAAACTTCTGCAtgccaataataaaaaattacaacaaCACAGGAATAAATTAGTAAAACATCGCATCACAAGCACAGCAGAGAACACTTATTTCACAGATTGCTACATTATGCTCGCACTCTTGCTCTTAAAGTCTGGAACATGAAATATTAATCAGTTCTCTGGATAGGTTAAGGTGCTTTTGCTTGTTTGGTGTCCCTTGTGTGAACTGGGATGCAGCTGGAGAGCCATTCATACTCATGTGGAGCCCGGAAGAAAGAGCACAGTGTAACACAGGCCTCATTACATTCCCTGTTGTGGTTCACCAGGATCATCCACAGATTTGCAATGCAGATTAAGATTCAATACTGAATtctgaaaaactaaaatattttaaatctgcACGCCTTCATATGTGCTGTAAATacgtttttaaatgtgtaatccTAACACTACTAAAACTGGTATTAGTGTTTCTTTCACTGTTTTCATGTGGAGACAAAACACAAGATTTCAGCTGATTCCACAGAACAAAAGCTCGGATACGAAATATGGAAGCCCATATctgtcatgaaaagaaaaaagaggattCAATTTTGACTTGCTAAATCAGATTACTAAGATAATAAATGCAAATTATGAGACATTAAGTCAAAATCTTGTCTTAATAAGTCAGAATTATAAGACAGGAAGTCAAAATCTTGACTTTTTCTTATGACAGAAGTTGCTTCTGTATATGAAATGAGGTGCTCAAGATATTATCTTCAGGCATTCTGGAGTACATTATCACACATTAAGATGCAAACAAAGCTGTATTTGTTTCCTTGAGGGCTACTTCGCATAATGAGGCAAGCACAattaacaacaacattaaaGGAGTTTATTCAAAATTGCCTGGCTTTAGGGTGCAGTGGCTCCATCTAAACAGAGATGGCACAAAGTCCGCTCACCGCCTACACAGTGTGAAAACTCACTTAGCTCTGTTGCCTCAAATCCTCTCCTCTTCAGAAGCACGATCACCTGTCCTGTGCTGCCGTTGGCCAGCTCAGTGGAGTAGAGTGTATGCTATTAGTTTGAGTCTTGTTCCACCAAAATGTAAAATGGCCCCTCAGGCCAGAAGTCAATGGCTCAGTGGTTACGCAACCAACTTGGCTAATGTCACTTTCCCTGAGATGTCAAAGAAGTCGGTGGCCCTCCTCTGGCCCCATCGCCTCCACCCCCTGCCTGCCCCTGATGTGATTATGGAGATTCACTTTCCAGCAGCCTCTGG
The sequence above is drawn from the Scomber japonicus isolate fScoJap1 chromosome 24, fScoJap1.pri, whole genome shotgun sequence genome and encodes:
- the LOC128354419 gene encoding neuronal membrane glycoprotein M6-b-like, coding for MDGTKPAMESNAEETQDEGQESKGCFECCIKCLGGVPYASLVATILCFSGVALFCGCGHVALTGTLTMLENHFSRVASDHETLTVVIQIFQYIIYGIASFFFVYAIILLAEGFYTTSAIKKELQSDFKTSVCGRCITAFFMFLTYILALAFLAIFGFTAIPVFLFFNMWNTCAAMRSPDSNITSPDSICVDVRQYGIIPWNATPGKACGATLGDICNTSEFYLSYHLYIVALAGAGATVIALIHYLMILAANWAYLKSAVSTHEYQDIKTKDDQDLEAEARSKDGQNSSSYS